A window of Benincasa hispida cultivar B227 chromosome 9, ASM972705v1, whole genome shotgun sequence genomic DNA:
GACGGAAGAAAAATCAGTGGAGAAGTAGCTTACTGCTCCCGTTGCCGTCAACCACTCCGGCCGCCGGCGTTCACCTGCTCCGACTCCGACTGCAACTTCCACATCCATCAATCATGCCTCCACCTTCCTCCTCAAATCCACTCCCCTTTCCACCCTTTCCACCCTCTTCTTCTAAAAACCAACAACCATTTCTGTACCGTCTGCTGGCAAATGCCTTCCGGCCACGTTTACCGATGCCGTAAATGCAATTTTCAAATCGACATCAAATGCGTCCTCACCGATACCAAATCCAGTGGCTTACGCCATATCTCCGGCGATCAGTTTCGACATTTCAGCCACCGACATCCATTAACTCTTCAACTAGAAGAAAACAGAGAAAACGGAGGAAAAAACAGATTGGTTTGTTTTGTGTGTGATTTGGTTATAAAATCAACCCCTTTTTACTTTTGCTCTCAATGTGACACTCATTTCCATCAACGATGCGCGGAATTACCACGTCAGTTGTACGATGTTCAATTTCATCAACACCCTTTATTTCTTCTTCCCAATCTTAGCTTCGCTAATTTCCTCTGTGATAGCTGCAATAACAACTGTAGAAAGTTTGTTTATAGTTGTCCTCATCCTCGCCACTGTAAATTCAATCTCCATGTAGCTTGTTTACAATCTTTCAATCACGAACATAACTTTTCCACGTTTCGGAATGCAATGGATTCTTTTGATTGTCGAGTTTGTGGTAAGAAAGGTAATGGATTCCCTTGGTTTTGTGAGATTTGCCATGTTTTAGCTCATAGAAAATGTGCTAAATCGCCATTAACACTAAGGACATTTGGACACCATTTTCATGATCTTACCCTCACTTACTTCCGTGATAATATCCGGAATCAAATTCGTTATTGTAAGATCTGCGGTGAGAAATTAGAGATGAAATTTGCTGGGTATGGTTGTTACGAATGCAATTACTTTACCCATTTGGATTGTGCCGAAACTCAACGTCTCGATCCACAATCCACACCCATGGTTGATTCGACAAAGGATTATTCTTCTACCCAAAATGAAGAACAGGACAATGAGATTCGATGTTCTGTTCACTCCCATAACTTGAATTTCTTCCTCCCTGAAGAGATTGGGGGAAAAGGATATAGAATTTGTGATGGGTGTTTAAAGGGTCTGTTAAGTTCATCTTATGGTTGTCCACAATGTGATTTCTTTGTCCACAAAGAATGCGCTAAATTGCCGAAAACCAAAACCCATTTCCTTCATCAGCACTTGCTTACTCTCATCTCAATCCCGAATTTCATCTTCCATTGCGAAGCTTGTCGCGAATACTTCCATGGCTTCGCCTACCACTGTAAAAGCTGTCTCTCGACATTCGACATTCGTTGCACTTCAATTAAAATCCCATTTAAACACCCGGGCCACCAACATCCCCTGTCTATTGACAGAACAAATGAAGAACACAATTGTGAAGCTTGTGGGGCAGGGGTGAAGAACAGAGTATCGTTCCGATGTGTCAGCTGCAACTTTTATTTGGATGCGAAATGTGCGACGCTACCACTTACAGTAAGATACAGATTCGATAAGCATCCGTTGAATTTGACATTTGTAGAGGAAGAGGGAGTAGATGAATATTACTGCGATGTttgtgaagaagaaagagagcCGTGGCTGTGGTCTTATAGCTGCCGAACGTGCAGTTTTGTGGCGCATTTGAGTTGTGTTGTTGGAGAGTTTCCGTTTGTGAAATCAAAGATTCATGAAGCTCATAGGCATCCGTTGAGTATGGTAATGAAAGGGAAGGAACAAAAGAATTGTGGGAGTTGCAGTGAATCATGTGATGAAAATTTGGCGTTTCAATGTGGAACTTGCAAGTTTAATGTCCATGCAATTGGACGTTGTTACCAGCAGCAGCTAAAACAGGGGAAGCTTGCTTATACAGAGCGGAATTTTTACTCTCGTGGAGTTGAACTCTATGAACAACCAACTATATAGTaagcaatttgatttttttcgcAATTCAAGCTACACTCGTATTTTTGCGGTCACTCAACTACATAGCAtagtaaaaagagaaaaaaaaaaaaaaaaaaaaaatccaaaaccatattatttttaaacaagaaaaaaataaacacaaaGTACATTGTAGTTGGACAATAAGATTGGGTGCAAAAAATAGGTGTAGATGCACCaaagtattttcttaaaaaaaaatattacactctttcttgtattttcaattttttttctcattttatcTCTTACACAATGTTAAGAAATTGATAATTTGAGATCATCTGAAACTATAAAACAATAGAGAATCGACTTCACTAGCAATATGTCAGTTACGTTTATAGACAAAAGGAGAGAACAATTTTATTAGACAgaaaaaactttaaattaacGAGTCATAACCGTAGATTCATCAGTATAATTAGAGAGTTTACGTAGCATATTCCTCTTAACCAAATGGCCAAAATTCTAAATAGTGTTGCAACGTACTTCGCCATTCGAAGCGTCATTCAAAGCATtccaacattttcaaaatgattattttagttctttattttcaataatgattttgataattttttaaaagttgtcAAATGATCCATGATtgactaaaatgaacattttgaattatatagactaaaataaacaaatattgaaagtataaagatcaaaatgaacaaaaatgtaaaatacAAGGAGCAAagtcatatttaatttattatagtTTTTTAACTTCTTTAAATTGTTTGTGTTATTAGCCAAACTATAGACTAATTAATGGTTATTTGAAACAAGCTGCCCTGTTCGTGTACCATTGAGACCGTATGGAGGTAAAGGGGGGAATCCATGGGAAGAAAAGGTTTTCTCAACAATTAGGGCATTTGTTGTGTATCATCAAGAATGTGTCCATGCCATTCAAATTTATTATGAGAAGAATGGGAAGGCTGTTTGGTCGGCTAAGCATGGCGGAGATGGTGGAACCAAATATGAGGTTAGTTGTCTAAATTCTATTCTAAACCTTCCCGACTTTAAGGATTTGTTTGGAAagacttttcaaatgtttaaaaatattaacaGGTTTAAGTTATGTTCAACTTTTGTTGTAGGTTGCCTTTGATTATCCAGATGAGTATCTTGTTTCGATTCATGGCTCATATAGTAATGTAATGGAACTTGAGAGAGTTATTATTGAATCGTTGACACTAGAAAC
This region includes:
- the LOC120086188 gene encoding uncharacterized protein LOC120086188; protein product: MEFDLLNRPHQHPLFFNEDGRKISGEVAYCSRCRQPLRPPAFTCSDSDCNFHIHQSCLHLPPQIHSPFHPFHPLLLKTNNHFCTVCWQMPSGHVYRCRKCNFQIDIKCVLTDTKSSGLRHISGDQFRHFSHRHPLTLQLEENRENGGKNRLVCFVCDLVIKSTPFYFCSQCDTHFHQRCAELPRQLYDVQFHQHPLFLLPNLSFANFLCDSCNNNCRKFVYSCPHPRHCKFNLHVACLQSFNHEHNFSTFRNAMDSFDCRVCGKKGNGFPWFCEICHVLAHRKCAKSPLTLRTFGHHFHDLTLTYFRDNIRNQIRYCKICGEKLEMKFAGYGCYECNYFTHLDCAETQRLDPQSTPMVDSTKDYSSTQNEEQDNEIRCSVHSHNLNFFLPEEIGGKGYRICDGCLKGLLSSSYGCPQCDFFVHKECAKLPKTKTHFLHQHLLTLISIPNFIFHCEACREYFHGFAYHCKSCLSTFDIRCTSIKIPFKHPGHQHPLSIDRTNEEHNCEACGAGVKNRVSFRCVSCNFYLDAKCATLPLTVRYRFDKHPLNLTFVEEEGVDEYYCDVCEEEREPWLWSYSCRTCSFVAHLSCVVGEFPFVKSKIHEAHRHPLSMVMKGKEQKNCGSCSESCDENLAFQCGTCKFNVHAIGRCYQQQLKQGKLAYTERNFYSRGVELYEQPTIYCPVRVPLRPYGGKGGNPWEEKVFSTIRAFVVYHQECVHAIQIYYEKNGKAVWSAKHGGDGGTKYEVAFDYPDEYLVSIHGSYSNVMELERVIIESLTLETNLRIYGPFGIENGTKFSIPTRRVKIIGIHGKCSSYLDSIGLLTLSTQE